One Candidatus Limnocylindria bacterium genomic window, GAGCACGGAGAGCACAGGACCGAAGATCTCCTCCTGCGCGATGCGGTACGACTGGGCGACGTTGGTGAAGACGGTCGGCACGAACCAGTAGCCGCGCTCGGGCAGCTTGCACGGCGGCTGGTAGATCTCCGCGCCCTCGTCGACGCCCGACTGCACCAGCGCGGCGATCTTGTCCAGCTGCTGCTTCGAGTTGATGGCGCCCACGTCGGTGTTCTTGTCGAGCGGATCGCCGACGCGCAGGGTGCGCATGCGCCGCTTCAGCTTCGCGATCGTCGCCTCGTAGATGGACTCCTGCACGAGGAGGCGCGACCCGGCGCAGCACACATGGCCCTGGTTGAAGTAGATGCCGTTGATGATCCCCTCGACGGCCTGGTCGAGCGGCGCGTCGTCGAAGATGATGTTCGCCGCCTTCCCGCCAAGCTCGAGCGTGAGGCGCTTACCGGTCCCGGCGAGCGTCCGCTGGATGGCCTTCCCCACCTCGGTCGACCCGGTGAACGCGATCTTGTCGACGTCAGGGTGCGCGACCATCTCCGCGCCGGTGCGGCCGTCGCCGGTGATGATGTTCACGACGCCCGGCGGAAGCTCCGCCTGCCGAAGTACGTCGCAGAACAAGAGGGCGGAGAGTGGCGTCGTCTCCGCCGGCTTGAGCACGACGGTGTTGCCGGCGGCGAGCGCGGGCGCGATCTTCCACGCGAGCATGAGCAACGGGAAGTTCCACGGGATGATCTGCGCCGCGACGCCGATCGGCCGCGGTCTGCGGTTGGGGAACGCGTACTCGAGCTTGTCCGCCCAGCCGGCGTAATAGAAGAAGTGCGCGGCGGCCAGCGGGATGTCGACGTCGCGGGACTCGCGGATCGGCTTGCCGCCGTTGAGGGACTCGAGGACGGCGAACTCCCGCGCGCGCTCCTGCAGGATCCGCGCGATCCGGAAGAGGTACTTCGCGCGCTCGCTCGGACGCAGCTTCGACCACGTTCCGTCGAACGCGCCACGCGCGGCCTTCACCGCGCGGTCGACGTCGGCCTTGTTGGCCTG contains:
- a CDS encoding aldehyde dehydrogenase family protein; translated protein: MATAWDYAPAPESRDIVRIQERYGLFIGGKFVEPLSGERYTTIDPAREAPLSEVAQANKADVDRAVKAARGAFDGTWSKLRPSERAKYLFRIARILQERAREFAVLESLNGGKPIRESRDVDIPLAAAHFFYYAGWADKLEYAFPNRRPRPIGVAAQIIPWNFPLLMLAWKIAPALAAGNTVVLKPAETTPLSALLFCDVLRQAELPPGVVNIITGDGRTGAEMVAHPDVDKIAFTGSTEVGKAIQRTLAGTGKRLTLELGGKAANIIFDDAPLDQAVEGIINGIYFNQGHVCCAGSRLLVQESIYEATIAKLKRRMRTLRVGDPLDKNTDVGAINSKQQLDKIAALVQSGVDEGAEIYQPPCKLPERGYWFVPTVFTNVAQSYRIAQEEIFGPVLSVLTFRTPDEAIEKANNTPYGLSAGVWTEKGSRILAMAQKLRAGVIWANTYNRFDPASPFGGYKESGFGREGGRHGLEAYVALDDA